In the genome of Sphingomonas alpina, the window CCAGATCCACGGCGTCGATGTATATTTCGGGGCGAGCTACAAGGACGGCAAGTTCGTCGCCAAGGAGCCGTTCTAACCATCAGATCAGATCCGCACGCCCGGGCTTGCTGAGCCGAATTCTTGAAGCGCCGGAAAGCCGGGCTTTTCGCTGCGGCTTCCCGGTACTGGCGACAACCGGCGCCGGCCCGGCCCTATCCCCGAGCGGGCGGTTAAGCAGCCCAATATGCGGTTTGGACCGCCGATTACGTATAACATGTATATTTTTCACGGCATTTTAACGAGCTGCTGCGCAGACCGGTGATAGTTTAGCGGTCCAGGCAGCGTGCCAGTCCGCAATTTGCGGATTGTGTTCATGGCCGAGGTCGCCTTTTGCATCGCTCGCGAACATGACCCATGGCTGGTTATGCTCGCTGTTTTCGTCTGCTGCACCGGTGCGTTCGCCATCGTCCAGATGTTCAACCGCGCCCAGGGAACGGCGGGAATGCAGCGCTTCGGATGGCTGTTCCTGACGTCGGTGGGTGCCGGGGCAACGATCTGGTGCACGCATTTCGTCGCCATGCTCGCCTATAAGGCCGGCGTGCCAGTCGCCCTGGACCCGGTGCTGACGATCGTTTCGTTGATCGTCGCGATCGGCGGGACGAGTATTGGCCTCGCCGTCGCGACGTGGCGCCAGAACCGCCTCTGTTCCATCGCCGGCGGCATTCTGGTCGGTGCCGCCATCTCCGCAATGCACTTCACCGGCATGGCCGCCTATCGCGTCGACGGCATCATCGAGTGGCGATGGCCCTATGTCATCGCATCGTTGCTGTGTGCCGTGACATTTGCGGGCGCGGCGTTTGCCGCGCTCGGTACCGGGCAGCTCGGTCGATATCGCATCCCGATCGGTACGGGATTGCTCGTCACCGCCATCGCGACACTGCATTTCGTGGCGATGACCGCGCTGCGCATCGTACCGCTCCGGCTCAGCGCGACTCCGCTCGATCCGGCGCAAATGCATGCACTGGGCCTCGCCACCGCGCTGGTCGGACTGGTGGTGATCGCCACCGGCGTGTTCGCGGCGCTGATCGATCGCTGGACTCGATCGGATGCGATGCAGCGCCTGCATCACATGGCAATGAGCGATGCGCTCACCGACCTGCCGAATCGGGTAGGCTTCCAGAACGAGCTGACGCGCCAGCTCGGTATCGCGCGTGCCACCAATACGCGCCTCGGTTTCGTCGCCATCGACCTGGATCGCTTCAAGGAGATCAACGACGTCCATGGCCACAAGGCGGGGGACGATGTCCTGGCTGCGCTGGCGCACCGCATGCGCGGCGAAATGGGCCGGCATGACGTGGTCGCGCGCCTCGGTGGTGACGAGTTCGTCGCCATCACCCGTTTCGAGGATCGCCTTCAGCTGGCTGCGTTCGTTACCCGCATCGAGACGGCGCTCAAGACGCCGCTTTCGATCGGCCAGTTCGATACCAGCGTCGGAGCGAGCATCGGCATAGCGGTCTATCCGGAAGATGCCGGCGATGCCGAAACTCTGGCGAACAATGCCGATCTCGCAATGTATCGCGCCAAGAGTGAGGGGTCGCCAACGCCTTGCTTCTACGATGCACCGCTCGACCAGATCATCCGCGACCGGCGCGAACTGGCAAACGATCTGCGCCGCGCAATCGACGAGAATCGGCTTGAGGTCCATTATCAGGTTCAGGCCTCGATCGCGACGCAGGAAGTGACTGGCTATGAAGCATTGCTCCGCTGGACGCATCCGGAACGCGGCCCGATATCACCGTCCGTCTTCATTCCCATCGCGGAGGAGAACGGCCTGATCCTGCCGCTCGGCGAATGGGTCATGCGCCGTGCCTGCACCGACGCCGTGGGTTGGGAAAACGACTTGAAGGTGGCGGTCAACGTGTCACCGGTGCAACTCGCCCATGCCGATCTGCCCAGGCTGTTCCACCAGATCATGCTCGACACCGGCCTTCCGCCGCGCCGGCTGGAGATCGAGCTCACCGAAACCGCCATCATGGCCGATCGCGCCCATGCGCTTCACGTTCTGCGCCAGATCAAGGCGCTCGGCGTCGGCGTGGCGCTCGACGATTTCGGCACCGGCTATTCGTCGCTGGAAACCCTGCGGGCGTTTCCCTTCGACAAGATCAAGCTCGACCGGCTGTTCGTGTCCGAGCTCGATGGCAGTCCTGAGACGATCGCCATCATCCGCGCCGTCCTGGCGCTCGGCAAGAGCCTGTCGATACCGGTTCTCGCCGAGGGGATTGAAACCGATCTCCAGCTTGACGTGCTGCGGCGCGAGGGTTGCGACGAGGCACAGGGCTTTCTGCTGGGTTATCCCCAGCCGGTGTCCGCGGCCGGACCTTCGCCGTTCATCGAAGGATCGGACGGAAAGCCTCTGCCCGGCCGCAACGATCTCAGCAACGCCGCCTAAAGGCCCAACCCGCCATTGGCGGTCGAAATAGCGACGTAGACAGGTCTTGTCCCCGGATCGCTCACGGCCATGGCCAGCGCAGTCGCGATCACCGCAATCTGGATCGTCATGCCCTCCGCTCGATTTGGCAGCGAATCGCCGGATGAAACAAGCCGCGCCTTGAGCGATCGATCCGGTTTGGATGCC includes:
- a CDS encoding putative bifunctional diguanylate cyclase/phosphodiesterase, giving the protein MAEVAFCIAREHDPWLVMLAVFVCCTGAFAIVQMFNRAQGTAGMQRFGWLFLTSVGAGATIWCTHFVAMLAYKAGVPVALDPVLTIVSLIVAIGGTSIGLAVATWRQNRLCSIAGGILVGAAISAMHFTGMAAYRVDGIIEWRWPYVIASLLCAVTFAGAAFAALGTGQLGRYRIPIGTGLLVTAIATLHFVAMTALRIVPLRLSATPLDPAQMHALGLATALVGLVVIATGVFAALIDRWTRSDAMQRLHHMAMSDALTDLPNRVGFQNELTRQLGIARATNTRLGFVAIDLDRFKEINDVHGHKAGDDVLAALAHRMRGEMGRHDVVARLGGDEFVAITRFEDRLQLAAFVTRIETALKTPLSIGQFDTSVGASIGIAVYPEDAGDAETLANNADLAMYRAKSEGSPTPCFYDAPLDQIIRDRRELANDLRRAIDENRLEVHYQVQASIATQEVTGYEALLRWTHPERGPISPSVFIPIAEENGLILPLGEWVMRRACTDAVGWENDLKVAVNVSPVQLAHADLPRLFHQIMLDTGLPPRRLEIELTETAIMADRAHALHVLRQIKALGVGVALDDFGTGYSSLETLRAFPFDKIKLDRLFVSELDGSPETIAIIRAVLALGKSLSIPVLAEGIETDLQLDVLRREGCDEAQGFLLGYPQPVSAAGPSPFIEGSDGKPLPGRNDLSNAA